DNA from Bradyrhizobium japonicum USDA 6:
ATACAAGCCGCGGAGTTTTCCGTCACCCGGCTTTGGCAAGATGCCAACCCAGTTAGTTTCCGGACCCCACATTGAGCCGTGCACGTTGAAGAATTCGCGGATCTCTTCATCTGCAATATCGCGCTTGAAGTCGGCCCACGTTCGCCTGTGCGGGAAACCGAAAATGCTCTGCGCCGCTCTTATGAGCAGTCGATTTCTGTCGAGGATTGAAACGTCTGCCCAACCCGAAAGCGCGGCGCGATCCTCCTTGCCGTAGTGACAGTCTTTGTACTTCTTGCCACTCCCGCACGCGCAGGGGCGATTGAATTTTGCCGTCATCCTCTCATCGACCTCCGGTCGGCAACCCGACTGTTCAGCGAATCGGGAGCTTCCACGGTGGCACAATGCAGGGTAGCAATAGGAGGATTGGGCCGCTTGTCCCAGCTATTCACAGGGCTGTTCTTTCGCGGTTGCGAGGTACGCCCCTGGGCGGGAGGGCCATATGGCGTTCTGGCGAAGGTTATTTGGTCTTGGGCCAAACACTAACCTTGCGCCGGGACGTGGCTGGATCGTGCCGGTGGTGGGAGAATCGAACTATCAAGACGTGCTGGAGTCGCTCTATCGGATGAATGGCAAAGTAAGTCACGACATCAAGGTGACTGCTAGTTTGGTGCCGGAAGACGGCAATGCGTTCGATTCGAACGCGGTGCGGGTCGAGATCGATTCATGCTGTGTTGGTTATCTCCGGCGAGACATGGCTTTGGAATACCGGACCGCCCTGGGCGAGTTCGCCGGGAAGTGCAGCGCCAAGATCGTCGGCGGCTTGAAGTTAGAGGACGGCACATCGGCGTTCTTTGGCGTCAAGCTCAACCTCGCGTGGCCGCCACGCATCAAGTGACGCCGCACTGGTCCACGGCGTGCTGGTCTCGACTTGCTCAGTCGCGCGCGCTGGGCCGCCCGAAATTCCAACTGCCTCCTGCTGGATAAGTGTACGCTTGAAACGGCTCCGGTTCAGTCTTCAAGGTTTGCCAATCAAAGTCATATCGCTCTTCCATGGGCCAATCATTTGGAAACTTGATCAAGAAGTAATGACCACTCGCGAAATCGAAGCCGTCAGATCGAGATGATTCTGCAACCAAATGATCAGGTAGGCCGTCTTCATTGATGAACTGAGCGGAAAATATAGCGGCCAATGCACATGCGGCTTCCACAAGATTACCCAGGTTGGCATCGGTGAAGTGCGCATGTCTCGAATGCTTGACGCGATTGTACGCTTGGTACCACGGCAGTTGCTCGTGCCCAGACCAATTCTGAAATGGCTTGAAGGTATCCTGGTTGCCTGACCAAGCCGGCAGTTTGACCTCATACGACGACATGCGATGCGACGCATTTATCTTTCGATAATCGCGCATCGTCCAATCACCAGATCGGGCGTAGCCATTCTCTCGCAGTATCGCGGCACAGTTTGCTTCTATCTCGAAGCAGCAGCGTGCGTGTAGCTCCAGAATGCGGTGTGAGTAGCAAAGAAGATTGGCGTCCGCTGGTTCGATATAGTCGAATAGTTCGATGAGATCCTTCTGAACGATTTGAAATGCGCGCAAATAGTGTTGCGGTGACTGAGCGTGTTCGGCATGCCGAATATACTGCCCGTTTCCACTGTTTTGGTAACTACCATCCGCGAGCTGCCGTACGGTTCGTTTGTAGGGTTTTGTTATTGCCATTGACTTGCACTCTCTTTCATCGAGTGTCGCTGCTGTCGGCCCACGAGCCACCGGCGGCATGTTGCGCAGTCAGCAGAAGCGCGCGCATCAGCAATGCGATGGCCGTCTTGGTCATCGTGGCGAACATGCCTTTAGCGACTCGCATCGAGTACACACGCCCGCAGTTTGGGATGGCGCAAGAACCTTGCCCGAAGGATCGATGGACTGACGTGAATTGATCACGCGCATATCCTTCTGCACCGTCAACAGCCCAACAGGTGTACCATCGCCATTCAATTCGACGAATACGTGAGCCCCCATGCGGTCAGCGAAAGCAAAGGCCTTGTTGCCGATGCCGGGGGAGATGCCGATGCGCGCGTATTGACCGTCGTTCTGATTGGTATCGGGTGGAGACGTGATAAATATGCTGTCGCTGAAGCCTTCGATTTTGCACCTCAGCACGTCAGCCGAAGCGTCGGTCGCGAGAACGGTAAGCGTCAGCGCAGCAACTATTGTCGTCTTGGTCATTTGTCGTCGCGCCCATCCAGAGTCCGAATTGCCGCAATCATCAAGACCTGCCGGAATGTGTTTACGTAAGGCGAAAGCGGGAATTTTAGGTCAGCACGTTTGGCGAACGCGGCTAGATCGGCATCCTGATTGAAGGTGTACGCCAAACTGACGAACTGCGCTGCTTCCGCCGAACGCGAACTGTTCGCTTGAGCTTGTTGAAGTGACGCGACCCTTTCGAGACACTCTGAAAACGTGTCTTTGAGTTGATGCCGCGCCCATTCCACAGATGAGATCAGCCGAGTTAGCCGATTGACATCAGATGTTGTTGATTCCGTAGTCACCCACGCATCCTCCGCAGGCGTATTGGTCGGCACGGCATCGAGGACTTCGCGACAATAGGCCTCAAACCGTCGCGCCAGCTCGACCCGGTTTGCCGGGCTATAAGTCAGTTTGAAGGAATAGCGGAATAAATCGTTTTGCTTCGAACGCTGGGCAGGGGTAGCCGTCTGCGAATTGGCAAGTGTCACGGCTGGGCCGGTTAGCAGGGCCAACGTCAGCAGGACCTTGGTGGATGGATTCGTCATCCGCTGATTGTAGCGCGACCGTTACACCCGCCGCCAGAGTTCACCGCCATCCACAGGGCTCCACCGGCATTCATACCATTTATCGCAGCCGGACCGTCACCGGATCGCGACACCAATGTGCACACAGGCTGCGCACGACATTGATTTAACTCGTATTTTCAGCCGCCTTGACTTCCCTGCGCAGGGAAGGCCGAGTGATTGGCACCACCTGTATGCTGCTGTGCGGTCTCCTTTGCGCTACCTTTCGCGCAGCGGACCGCGGGTGCGAGGTCAGCACCCGGCCTTCCCTGCGCCCTCTTGGCTTCGAGGGCAGAGAGATCAAGCAAAGCTCGGGCGAAATGCGCTGCGAGGGTGCATAGGTGTGTCTGCAGCGCTGTCATCGCCCGGCCTTGACCGGGCGATCCAGTATTCCCGCAATGACGATGCAGAGCCGGGCCGGATCTCTCCGCATTGTAGCGTGTTGCTTTTTGGCTCCCGGCTCTGCGCAGCAGCGCCAAGAGGCTTTGCAGCGCAGCCGGGAGACCGGAGGAAACCAGCTTGTTTCAAAAAACGATACCACTGAGAAACTTTACGCAAGCGCCGGCGATCGCATCCGCGCGAAACTTGCGCGTTCCATCACGTCGCGAACTCCCGCCTCATCCCTGGCTCGCCATGCGCGCGCGGTCGAGATGCCCCTCGATCTTCGGGCGGTCGCGGGTGCGCTCGAAGCTGGTGCAGAGGAGCTCGGTCTCCTCCAGGGAAACCGGGGCGCGGTACAGCCGGCACATGAATTCGGCGCTCGCGCGTCCCTTGCCCGTGCCGGGACTGCGTTCGGCGAGAAACATGCAGTCGCGGCAGATGCTGGCGTCGAGCCGCTGATGGGCCGCGTCGAGATGATTGAGGATCTCGCGCAGCGAGTCGCGCAGCCTGACGCATTCGTCGGTGCCGAGAGACGTGACCGCGTTCACCACGTGATTGATCGGGTCGTGCTGGCTCAGGCATTTCTCGCCTTGCGCGGTGACGTGCAGCACCACGGACCGCTTGTCCTCGTGCGACGGCTTTCGCACCAGGAAGGACTTGGCTTCCAGCGTCTTCACGATCTGCGATGCCGTGGCCCGGGTCGCGCCGATGAAGCCGGCCAGCGCGGACGGCGTGCGCGAGAACCTGTTGGCACGGTGGAGAAAGCGCAGCGCCATCCATTCCCGGTCGCGCAACCCCTGCTGATTGCCTTCGAAATACCAGGCTCTGGCCGCCTGAACCAGCAGCTCGACGGCCTCGCGTGCCAACGGCATGAATTCCTACCTTGCCCCGGGTATCACGTCTGCGGCGCCCCGGAGCCGCCTTCCGTCGTTGCGCACGAGTCCTTCGCGAGAAGCCGTACCAATCACAATATCCGACACATACGCAGGGCCCGGCTCTCGCGCGAAAGCACGGACTGCTCTGCCGCCGACCTCGACAGATGGACTCTGCGAGATACGGCGCGAGAAGCTGTGTCGATGATGGTGTGCCAATCGTAGCGTCGTCGAACGAAAGCCCGAGTTGCCGTCACAGCCGGACGATGGATCGGAGTTGTTCAACCGTAGCCCCTGAAGTTCAAGTCACACGCAGACGTTTCTTGTATTCCATCGAAACGATGAATGAGCTTCTCAACAAAATCAAGTAGAGACGCTCCCGAAGACTGGCTGTCGCTCGAAGCGATTGTAACGTTCAAGACAATCTCGTTTGTCAGGACACATGATGGTGATCGTAATACGCAGTGTAACAAGCTACTTGCACGCAAATGTGCGACGGTTTGATTGCGCGCCTGTTGCTGTCCGCCGTTGATGCAAATTGATGGAAGCTTGTGCATGACGGTGACGCGCAGCGGCGCGTCATCCACAACTTGTGCGATCCGTTACAGAATCGCCAAGGGAATTCGTAGGGATTGCACGCAGCGGTTGTTGTGATAATGACAGGGAGGCGGGTCCGCTGGATCGCCTTCGCCTCGGCGGCACGATCTCCACCGAACGGCTGATGCACGCGCGCGACGGACGGCGGCAGTCGGCAACGGGTGCGCATGCGCCGGAGGCGTAAGGATATGCG
Protein-coding regions in this window:
- a CDS encoding DUF1926 domain-containing protein, yielding MTNPSTKVLLTLALLTGPAVTLANSQTATPAQRSKQNDLFRYSFKLTYSPANRVELARRFEAYCREVLDAVPTNTPAEDAWVTTESTTSDVNRLTRLISSVEWARHQLKDTFSECLERVASLQQAQANSSRSAEAAQFVSLAYTFNQDADLAAFAKRADLKFPLSPYVNTFRQVLMIAAIRTLDGRDDK
- a CDS encoding MarR family winged helix-turn-helix transcriptional regulator is translated as MPLAREAVELLVQAARAWYFEGNQQGLRDREWMALRFLHRANRFSRTPSALAGFIGATRATASQIVKTLEAKSFLVRKPSHEDKRSVVLHVTAQGEKCLSQHDPINHVVNAVTSLGTDECVRLRDSLREILNHLDAAHQRLDASICRDCMFLAERSPGTGKGRASAEFMCRLYRAPVSLEETELLCTSFERTRDRPKIEGHLDRARMASQG